AGACGggtggttgcttaatacaggttattTTATACTATATTAGTTAATttgggaaaataaaaatgtttgataaatgcaGGTGGTCGCTAAAGCAGGTTTGTCTCTACTATAATACATATTGTGATAGGGAAATCAATGTCGCGATATACAAATTGTCAAAATATCCATCCCTACCTAATTGCTATCGATAGGGCACTATGTGTTACAAGACATTTATTAGTAATTTTAGTTTGAAattcttttgtatattttaCTTCTAATTAAGCTAATTACCCACCATCGCCGGGTCGAGTATGGTGTCTTTAGTCCACTTCAAGAATGCGTTCTTGTAGCTTTGCAAAATGTCAAATCCGTGGTCATTTAacaccggtatattttccaacCATTTCTGAAAAACATTTACAGCGGCgttattaaaagaaagaaaggttacAAATGTGCcaaaaacacataaataaaaaacccacgtGTCAGATAAAAGGAAggaacgggtttttttttatttaacgacgtactcaatatatgtttatttacggttatatggcgttgaacATAAAGCTAATGACCACACATATAtgaaaagaggaaacccgcggtcgacacttcatggtttactctttttgattagcagtaacggatcttttatatgcaccaagccacagacaggatagaacataccacagcctttgatataccagtcgtggtgcactggctggaagggaaaatagcccaatgggcccaaagacggggatggatcccagaccgacagcgcatcaagtgagcgctgtaccactgagctacatcccccccccccccccccccccccgtgtcaGAAGATGCCAGCAATTGTATTGGTGTGCTGGAGGGACAGGAGTCGgttatttaaataacaaataatcaATTCCGTTTGTACTAACACTATGTCATGATAAAATATTGATGAATTATAAActatattgttatataaattGGTCGGAATAGAACACCAAGAGGCCTATCGGCCAATAAAGCTccgctatttaattttcaatctTGTCAGTAGCAAATTAGTAGAGACCACCggatgttaaattttatttaaatttaaacatttaacagAAATTCAAAAATATCTCCGTTTTAGTTTGCGAAGACTGCTCTAGAGAATTAtaataccaagtttcagaaagatacacttttaaattttcagtgttaaaattatatttaaaattataaaatgtaaataatttcacaaatttaaaatttccaaaatatctctcaGTCTGTGAAGCCTGCCCCCGAGAATCATAATACCAAGTTTTAGAACTATCTGATTAAAAGACTAGTATAGAAGatacttaattttaatttaatttttgtaaaatttaataaacgtttaaaaattgaaaaatgccaaaatatatctctattagTTTTTGAAGGATGCTCCATAGGatcattgtaccaagtttcagaacaattcaatcaaaactGTACGAGAAGATAGACTTCAAAGGAAAAGTTGGCGGACGAACGCCGGACAAATTGGTATCAGAAAACCTCCGTTGACGACTGTCATAGCGGAGCTAAAAATCGAAATATGTTGGACATTGTCTTGGTGAGTTGAAGATGACATCGGCAAAATGTTGCTTATATTTACCTCTACCAGATCCGCCAACGACGGACTGTTGATACTTTCTGCCAGAATGGTTTTCGATTTCTCGTCTATAAACTCGTCTTTGTATGCATCTTTATACCTTCTGAGAtcctaaaacaataatacattcaAATGCGTCAAAGCTAAGTTTTGACAGGGTAGTGGACTAGtagtttattaatttataaaaaaaaataaagacgcTCGGATGAAAACATCACACAAAACTCGAATACAGTTCACATACTACACAGAAAAACAATATTCAAAACATGTACGCTCCTAAAAATGAAACAGGATTATAGCATGCAAATTAAACTGTCTTAAACAGGTGTTATTTACCTCAGGATAGGCTTATACGCTACTAATAGTTACTGTGTAGGATCCAGGATGGGGATGAGAGTGTCAGAGGTACCCAGTCGTGTCAAATATCGTGATTAGTGCTTTTCGGTAACAGCGGTAACAAAATGGCATGAAAACCAAAAAGTTGATAGGGTTTGTTTTAGGAATGCCTACAGCTACAAATCGTGATGACTATTAATGTGCCATGTTTTTAGCTTTTATAAACATACAATTCTTCCACAATGTACACTAATGTATCTCCTAAAGTGTACAAATTTGATCACTATTTTATCGTTCAGATCTGAAATGTGAACGACCAAACCATAATACGTGATCATGGccgtatttctgcacaatgcGGAGTCGAAAGGGCATTTAGcaaatagtggttgattttaTGAATATCTAGCTAGTGCCACGTCTATAGGAGGcaaccactcccgaggagatcctttactggatatttcttgcataaagaggactgccattccaatactagtttactaaatcaaaactagcacaggtcAGAACTCACTGGAATAAGTATAGCTGTGATGACTCATGAATCACTATAAAAAAAGTTAttatatcaggtgttcgcgaaagttgaGCATATTCTGCACCACCGGTAGCACCCGTCATGAATACTGCCACCACAACTGTCAAGTCCTTTATATAAAACGATgagaaaataaatgtgcaagagATGCATCAAAGAAATGAAACAGCTGGCGCTATATTCAACAGAGAAAGATATTACGCTGtcctatataatataatgtaactgTTACATTGCTACTAAATATCAGAATCACGTTGGGGATCGAGGGCAGTACTTCTCTCCTTCCCCCATCATTTCAAATTCTATTCGATGGGCAGGATGAAaccaattaataatattaaatgctttttaaaataaacgttTGTTTTCCCCAGATGATGTCAGATCCGCCACAAAGTCTTCATAATTTGCTACAAAGaactaaacatatttttattacctCAACAACACCCAGTTTATTTTCTAGACATCTGAATTGTAGACTCTGAAATCCAGAAGCTGGTTTTAGGTaatatctgtaaaaacaaacaaacaaaaacacatgaaATATTCCTTATTATCTGTCGTCGGTTTCAGTAAATCTATAtacattattcatattattttggAAATTCAAAAACTCATTTATTAGCATCCAAATTAGAATTAATCAAACATAGATGCTAAAAGAACAGAACCAACCAGCTCAAGGTATTGGTGGTTCGAGATAAACACAAAAGCAGCTGGTGATGAAAATTATGCCATAGAGCAATTTCTTAATCTCAAAGTATCCTGGGTTTTTTGGATAACAATGTTCGAGATAACGACGTTTTACTGAATGTAACTCAAGAATGATACATTAGTATATGTACGGCTTGGTTGGGGCGAGTAAAACCACTACACTAACTTTGCTCTTACTTACAACTAACTGGACAGAAAGCTTAGATGCAGCTATGTCCTAAATCAACGTACCTATtagatataatttaaaaattaaatatataaatgattaataaGTATTTTATAACATGCATACgtataatttttacattaaacataaaattatttcacaattaCCTGAAGTCCATGTAGTCTATTGGTGTCATGGTTTCCAGAATATGAAACTGCTCAATTATCaactaaaaattacaacaataatttttcatgttttgttaattattaaagTAGACGGAAGTAATTAAAGTACAATCATGttttatatcataattataataaaacgcTATTGAAAACATTTCTATTCCATTAGGATTTACATGTTATAGCTTAGCGCATTCGATGGCAAAATTGGCTTTCGTAAACCAAAAATGTCAAATCGAATTTTCTATTACAAATACTTATGGTCaatgtttgtaatgtaaaatgCTTTTGTGAAACAATATTGTTTATTGGTTTCACACTTCACTACACAGTATCTACtactattatttataaaaagcaatttcatgaaattataaacaaatattatgtaagTACAGACTATCTGCGCATAGTCTTGCAATCGAAACTGGAAGATATATCAATACTGAGAAAGAGGATAAAGTATGTTAACATTGTAATATGAATGCTGTTGAAGATGAGTATGTCCTTTCTACAATACTATCAGATATAGGTACATAAAACGATATCATTATACCATATCATCcttttttaaactaatacagctatTCTCTATTACTAAATGGAAAGCAGTTAATAACACTGTATAAATATGTACTAAGGGCAACCACACAGAGACATGATATGTAAATGGaatgtatatacatactctTAATGATATTGATAATTATTACTACTTTTTATATTGGATATTTTCATCACTTTCCATACAATGTAAATTGTTTTCCcttttaatgaaatatgtattgtacatgtacacggTTATTTAATATGTGTAATACCTATGAACTGTATGTTTACAGCTAATAAAGTATACATATTTGTACTAAATCTGCGATCAACCAAGGTCATTTTCTGACTAGACAAGCTTTCGTCATGTGTTAACCTGATATTTTGATTCGTCAGTCGCTCGTGGtgtttgcgtcgtaggatcaaacccgCTTGATTACTTCCTGTCCCTACcaatgtcccacgactggtatatcaaatccgtggtatatgttgtcctgtttgtgagaaagaGCATAAAAAAAACCTCGCTGCTGTGGGAAAATGCAGCAATGTCCTCTGAAGACCACGTGtcagatttatcaaatgtttgacattaaacagtcgatgattaattaatcaacgtaaTCTAATGATTaaaacacacatacgcacacacacaatgcCGCAGTATATGTTTTGACAGGCCCATGGAaatgacagagtaaaacaaatatatatcacacatGCCTTAAAAATGGCCGCCACCCGACCCAGTCTTCTCACGATGTACAGCATCTTGCTTTCAACAACCTCGAACTGCGAAACAAACACGAGATAACAGCTAATTGATGCAATTAAATTGTAATACTCAAACATGAAATGACAACtaaattaataaagttaaattttaataCTCAAAATCAAAACAGTTAAGTTGACATTTAACTTgcaatacacaaacacaaaacaacagcTAACTGATACAGTTAAATtgtaatacacaaacacataataACAGCTAATTGATACAGTTCAATTGTAATACACAAACACGAAATGACAGCTAAATTATACAGTTCAACTGTAATACACAAACACGAAAAAAGAAAGCCATTTAAGAAGTACTTCTTTCCGTTCCTATTTTGCATTACGACACACgatttttctaaaaaaacaaaaacaatccagGACAGCCACTTTACATAAAGAGAGGTGCAATCGTTTAAAAGAACACCTGCATTCTTCAAAAGATTCCCCAGAAACGACAAGCGCACAAGATATTACATgtcgtctcccccccccccccccaaacaataacattttaatttattgtattattttattcaacatAGGATGTTCCGAGGCACTTCAAATTCTGCCTGAATACAAATCCTATAAGTATAGAGCCTATGACTGATTACCGAAACTGAGTGGGGAAGGAAAGTAAACTGTGGTGTGGTACCCTATAGTCCACGAGCCAGACCAAACATGGGTACCattgttataattgtttttgtacacctaggacaaaacaaaaatgcatgatgAACTTTCCAATAGGTTAGCTTTACCTCGTTAtcaaacttttaacatttattattcatgtcgtcaagaaatcagTTAAATccgtgttttaatgtttactaaaCCATTTACAAACTCGGTACCCATAATATTCTTTGTGGTTTTTGCATATTTCGTAAGTACTAATTAAGGATCCGAGAGGTGTAAATTTGACATCCTTAagcatttttaaataatcaagATGGCGTACAAGATGGCTGTCAAAACATAACTAAAAACATCTCCAATACTTTATGACGAAACTGTTGACAGGGGATAAAAAAGTCCGACGCCCGTGCCAAGTGGAATGTTCATGTCGGGCAAGTAATTttgttaactgcatatgcccgatTACACGTGACTAATGTAACACTTAAagcttattttcattttttttacaaatctcGGTAAATCCAttggaaagtaaagtttgttttatttaacgacgcactcaacacattttatttacggttatatggcgtcagatatatggttaaggaccacacatattttttttagaggaaacccgctgtcccaacataagctactcttttatgacaggcagcaagggatcttttatttgcgcttcccacaggcaggatagcacaaaccatggcctttgttgaaccagttatggatcactggtcggtgtaagtggtttacacctacacattgagccttgcggagcactcactcagggtttggagtcagtatcgagattaaaaatcccatgcctcgactgggatccgaacccagtacctaccagcctgtagaccgatggcctaaccactacgccaccgaggccggtacacaaaCACGAAATGACAGCTAAATTGATACAGTTCAACTGTAATATACAAACACGGAATCGACAGCTAATTGATACAGTTCAACTGTAATAATCAAACACGAAATGACAGCTAAATTGTAATActcaaacacaaaatgacagcTAAATTGATagagttaaaggcatactgtcacggatttaaggactttatttctctaaaaatggttaataaataaaaaatacattaattgttggaaaccaaatctagctattgcatcaccttaactgaacgatgatggagtgaaatccatgtcatacCTCTCAgcagttttaatttttgaattatggaccattgccataattcaattatttttacaaaatgtcattaaaggtagggtcaactcaaacaagacccttatgtgttggaaagatgcatacccggaccaccaacacatactgactctttagcaaatgaaaaatgcgtaattttagagttaataaaaaaacatgattattcctgttaactgggggcagccattttgtttcgtttttgtgacgtccggtgggatagcttggggcgaagtgacgtcagcccCTGACCATCttctgtatgtacagtgtaaacaaaagcagtaattttcgacaaggcgcttctctttgatcaacctgacttgtaaaacagcataaatgacgtaataatataataaattatttaactaaatatatttctagttGCATTAACGgtacaaaatggggttatagtatttttctctgttaaataatccaaaggaaaaatgtatactattaggcctattgatatgctacgttggagcaaaaacgagaacccacgatacccaagtgataattttcttttctttgggactatgtaattggtcagttctgtagTTTtggatggaaaagtctacttaatcaataattttacagaactatttacagtaataaaccatgtccattaccattttagggacgacaggtaatattccacaataccgatATGTAtctttgtgtctagacagcgtcaaataattggctcgtctggttaccaatcaaatacacacctgccaatcaggaatcacaggtagaagaaactaacagcatagaccaattaactaagaaaacactccgtgtatcatttcaatacgtaggttaatgcatcgACAAAACatggttaattatttcgacttgttgtgtagccactttaactggtattttattttgtgttgaaaaacaaaatatatagtgctggatatacttattgctggcttactgggatttgtattattacagaacattgcagtgtatgactatttatcatcccgcaaaaaccaggtagattgtgtttctctagttctaaggctcattcctgacgtgacgcgttaagtattacgtaaccaccagctcgccagagggcgtactcactgagatggtacaaaatggctgtgcccgttatatataatagtcgtcacatttaaccgttttattaattaactatacgattatacttgttgatattaagcaataatgtgcattatatatcgttgaatatgcataccaggccaaatgccttaattgtcccttcctttaataaatggagtatggtggttatgaagatggtttaatagAGTACAtatagggacaaatcaaattatttttgttcaggtaatactttgttagaccattaaataggtcagtggtctgtgacaatatgcctttaaattgtAATACTCAAACACGAAATGACAGCTAATTGATAGAGTTGACTAGAATGTGGTGATACACACAACTAATTAGATCTGTTTCAGAAATGAATTGATATAGTTAAACGCTAATGCTCAAACACGAAATGACAGCTAACTTGATACAGTTAAATTGTAATACTCAAACACGACATTTACAGAAGTCACTTTCGATTCACTGCTGTTGTGACAGTTCACACCACAGTTTACTTGGTGATAGTCTACAGAGAATACTCGTTGCATCGACATTGTCTACAGAAAATACTCGTTGTATCGACATTGTAGCCCAATTATTCTTACCTCATGATGAAACATTTCTCGAACTGAATCAATCTCGACAAGTATTTGTTTGAACCACAATTCAAATGCTGAAAATATACACGAAAACGTTTCAAAGCAATCCTTATTTATCATGGAAAAACAAAgaataatattagtagtagtacagtagtagtagtagtagtagtagtagtagtagtacagtagtagtagtagtagtagtagtagtagtagtagtgtagtagtagtagtagtgtagtagtagtagtgtagtagtagtagtgtagtagtagtagtacagtagtagtagtagtagtagtaataatagtagtagtagtagtacagtagtagtagtagtagtacagtagtagtagtagtagtagtagtagtagtagtagtagtagtagtagtagtagtagtagtagtagtagtagtagtagtagtacagtagtagtagtagtagtagtagtagtagtacagtagtacagtagtagtagtagtagtagtagtagtagtagtagcaacaatagtagtagtagaagtagtagtagtacagtagtagtagtagtagtagtagtagtagtacaatagtagtagtagtagtagtacagtagtacagtagtagtagtagtagtacagtagtagcaacaatagtagtagtagaagtagtagtagtacagtagtagtagtcgtagtagtagtagtacagtagtagtagtagtacagtagtagtagtagtagtacagtagtagtagtagtagtacagtagtagcaacaatagtagtagtagtagtacagtagtagtagtagtcgtagtagtagtagtagtacagtagtagtagtaatagtagtagtagtagtagtagagtagcaGCAAcaatagtagtcgtagtagtagtagtagtacagtagtagtagtagtagtagtagtacagtagtagtagtagtagtagtagtagtagtagtacagtagtagcagtaatagtagtagtagtagtggtagtagcaacaatagtagtcgtagtagtagttgtagtagtagtagtagtagtacagtagtagtagtagtagtagcaacaataggaattgtaatagtagtagtagtacagtagtagtaatagtagtagtagtagcaacaatagtagtcgtagtagtagttgtagtagtagtagtagtagtacagtagtagtagtagtagtagtagtagtagcaacaatagtagttgtaatagtagtagtagtacagtagtagtagtaatagtagtagtagcaacaatagtagtcgtagtagtatagtagtagtagtagcagcagcagtagcactactagtagtattaatagtagtagcagtagtagtagtactgctactaatagtagtagtatggtagtggtagtagtagtagtaatagtagtattagaagtggtggtggtagtagtagtagtgtagtagtagtagtagtaatagtagtgtagtagtagtgtagtagtagtagtagtagtagtagtgtagtagtagtagtagtagtgtagtagtagtagtagttgtgtagtagtagtagtagtagtagtgtagtagtagtagtagtagtagtagtagtgtagtagtagtagtagtagtagtagtagtagtagtagtagtagtagtgtagtagtagtagttttagtagtagtagtagtagtagtagtagtagtagtagtaactgaCTTACCCTGGTGGGTTGTAATGAACAAGTGTTCGTCGTGGACAAGCTGGCCTCCCAGTTTCAAACTTTGTGGAATTTGACACTCTAGAAAGCTGTCcagctaaaaatgtataaatcacaagaatgaatgaacaacaACGACAAGTAAACTAAGGATACTACTACTGATTTTTTAattcattgccaataaagatgttatattttgtttggtacccagccatgttgccATTAAGGGTACTGAAAAGACAGATTGTGCTACCAAGACGATAAGCGTACGGgacggcggggggggggggggggggggggggatataaatattatctgATTAAATTAGGTCTACTGGTCTAACAGTAGATCTCACAGCATTGCGTGAACTCCCATGTCCGGGTGACATTtcgtctataaataataatttaaatatcgaccaatcacacttcgccttttataacattattcgggagcatacaaattctaaaaatattgggcgagactatttatgcggCGCCGTAtcgcgaaccataccaatacgtacgggccgggttatatatatatatataaatatatatatatatatatatatatatatgtcacaaccgtattttattgtacataagTTGTGGAGTATCGGTTGTGTAgattatttgaatattttatttagcctATTACTCGCAGTTGTCATATGGTACCCTTTCGCACGTGCAGTCAAATACCCTAGCACTTGCAATGGTTTGGTCTGCAGTGGCACAGCGTGATTGTGGACTAGTCCATTTTCGTTGACACTTGGTTAAAAGTGCTGGTCAGGGCTATTGTTAGGGGAACCCAGAGCTGTGATGCACATGGTGCACGGGCAGTGATACATGGTGTGTGGACACGTGTCACGTTTTGGAACTAGAGAGGTTTTCTGTGAACAGCTGGGGTAAGTAGGGTTTTGTTATGTatctatgtttatattatattatacttggAGTTGCATTATGttgtaagtattttattttaacttgtatATTAAGGAAAAGGCGGTAATTTGTTAGGAAATTGTATAGAGTTTGGCagtaaatattgtatgtatacttATAGTAATAATTGTTAACACTGGTTAAAGTAAAATTGGTtgtataatgtaattttaatagttgacaactttgtacatgtatatttaacgGACATAGTGTATTAAATAAGAATTGGCCgtagtgttttgtaaataggtTGCACTAATAAATGGCCAATGAAAAGTACTGGAAATAGATATTTTTTGTGGAAACCAGGTTATATGCCAAAATCCTGTAAATCAAGGTTTAGTTACTTTATTATGGTGTAATCATGGCAATTGTATTATTTACCATGTTTTTATTGTCAGGTCAGGTGTATTATTGTGAGCTGGGGTGATGATGGGTTACCAGCAGCTTGTTGCGTCACCGTGGGGACTGATACCGATGGCCTCGTTGATAGTGGAAGAGTGACGGTTGGATTTATTGAGTTGGGGTGATAATGGTTACCAGCAGCTTCTGGTGTCACCGTTGACCGACACTATAGATGGCCTTATTTATGGAACAGGGTGACGGCGAGTCGAGGGTTGCAAGAACAAAGCAACACTGTCGATGAACTTGACCTAGACTTGGTTACACGCATTTGAAAGGGGTCTCTATTCCAGAGACTGATAATTTACTGGTGCTTGGTGCCTGgtgttattatatatgaacagtATTACCTTATTTTTAGTGAATTGTTTATAAACCACCACTAAATATtaagattaataataatttatttattgattcttggtgaaatacaaatgtaaaattatttgtttttgttttctgttgggaAATTGTGTGATTAAGAGCCCTTGGTCACTCTTGacgtgacaatatatatatataatataatatatatatatatatatataatatatatatatatatataatatatatatataatatatatatatatatataaaatatatatataatatataatatatataaaatatatataatatataaaatatatataaaatatatataatatatatacacacacacacacacacacacacacacacacacacacacacacttcaaaagaaacgcaaaaccacattgtcgtaacatttggagaattgatttaattattgaatggtgagtccgataattaccaaatgttgcaggattgttcacaattcactctagtccattgtgagtaagtgatagaacataccaccaaggtcaaggtcatctggagtcaataccgggtgtggcctccgcgtgtgttgacaactgcctggcaccgcctgcccattgaagcaaccagagtacggatgacgtcccgggggatggtggcccactcggcctgcaaggctgctgccagctcgggcagggtctgtggttgtcgctgtcgggaggcgtcggtccaactcgtcccatagatgctcaattgggttcaaatccggtgatatcgatggccaaggaaggacattaatgttgttgttctgtaggaaagccgttgtgagacgtgctgtgtgaggcctggcgttgtcatgttagaacactgcgttggcgttggccataactggaacgatgtgtggccggaggatctggtcaatgtagccctgtgcattcaggttgctctgcacgtggaccaggtcagttctgccagtgtgtgagatggctgcccacaccatgacactacccccgccgaatctgtccacttcctgcacgcagtttgccgcataacgttcaccacgacgcctatacacgcgacatcttccatcatgacgtcggagcagaaatcgggactcgtcactgaaccacacctgtctccatcgcagttgaggccattgtcgatgaatctggcaccactgcagtcggagtcgacggtgttgtggtgttaagatgacacctcgaactggacgtctggcacaaattcctacctcacgtaggcggttccgtacggtctggtcggatatcctacgcaaacctggtattgctgcggctgtggaggtggcagtagtcaatcgttcccgaaggtggcgtacccggatgtagcggtcctgcccgggggtagtgacccgtggtcgaccggatctagggaggtcacgtgttgatccatgttgctggtaacggtcccagtctggagatggtgcttggggacgcatggaatgccctggcaacggccgttctggattcgcctgcgtctagtcggccgatggcattgtttctctgcggttcaccgagacgtggcatgtcctggattgtcaactgtcggccagatacagaggccaggcaagcgaacaccctgcacttttatactgtcggtgttcatgttgcacatgcagacaacgcacgtgcagtggtgacatggtttgcacgtggctgcgtttttgcgaatattcacattttggaactttattgtacagtagctgcgttttatcgaacgTAAcagtgggaatgtgtttgggacatgcaatgaccttatattcacaaagcatgaaccggtaggaaacataaaatcggagttataacccatttgtacccttttgcgtttctttttttgaagagtatatatatatatatattgtccaaCTCCAggtcggttttttttttttttttt
The sequence above is drawn from the Gigantopelta aegis isolate Gae_Host chromosome 6, Gae_host_genome, whole genome shotgun sequence genome and encodes:
- the LOC121375878 gene encoding tryptophan 2,3-dioxygenase-like isoform X3 translates to MSEKKENEDLHYDTYLRLDSFLECQIPQSLKLGGQLVHDEHLFITTHQAFELWFKQILVEIDSVREMFHHEFEVVESKMLYIVRRLGRVAAIFKLIIEQFHILETMTPIDYMDFRYYLKPASGFQSLQFRCLENKLGVVEDLRRYKDAYKDEFIDEKSKTILAESINSPSLADLVEKWLENIPVLNDHGFDILQSYKNAFLKWTKDTILDPAMNERDAKRKEKMMTEYNKQADIIDVMFEDVDKKTEHRRMSSKALTGALMISLYREEPRFNQPFQMLTLLKEVDSLMAKWRDTHVSMVHRMIGQKPGVGYCSSGYLYLRSTCSDNYAIFPDLINMPTYLMPRVYYPQLPETLKQKLAFAHNSQT